The stretch of DNA CAGCGGTGGCATAAAGTTAATGCCAGCTCTCGGTGTGTTCTCAGCCATGTCTGcagataaggctgtgtgcacactgctGCGGAGCCGATATTCCCACAGGGAGACGGCCGGGGTCTGCCAAGGAGACTTTCCCTTTTCTTTTCTGCAATGAAGTACCAACAGCTGGCAGCCTTTACCCACTGCACCGTGTGCCAGCTCATGGACGCCCTCTGCTGGAGGCACAGCTTTCTTATAAGCCAATGGTCCCACCGCTGTGTAACATTTTCGCCAGTTGGCTCAATTGCCTCTTCTAAGTGGCTTTCTGTGATTTTAGGTGGTAATTTCTATTGCAATTTGCatctttaatttcccagaggagcatgcatggcctataagtctccttactctgacatgccaggcctggcttgtctctctgcacaaggagaaacgttaccccataGATCTCCTACCTTCTGGCACAAGGCTTCTTTATATAATGTACCGGTTCCTACATATTATGGGTTCTTTTTGCAGGCCTGAGCTCGAGACATGTTATGGTACGATCACACAAACTTTTTATTCCCTTGAGTCTGACAAATTCAGTATGAtttttccagagaaatccacatcagAAATCAAGGTGGTATTTGAAGAGGTTTCATATctgacgtgtttttttttttttaagcattttttttcccCAACACCTTTAACTTGACAATGTCAAATTTCCAGCATGTTCCACAATTTCCAAATCTTATCGGGGGAAAAAAACTCACTGTATGAACAGCAATGTGCATTTCTCATTGAAATCAACAGAAGAGCATTTGACGTGGCTTTTCAGTTATAAAACTTCATGTGAACACGCACTAAGGTCATACTGAGATTTTTTAATGCTGTTTTGGACGTGGTTTCCACACTAACAATCACTTCAAAACTGCTTGCAACTTCTCTGTCATTACATTGGAAAAAGCGCCTGTAGaacacatttttttttgggggggggggcaagcAACATGTATGGTAATTACTTTACGTAAACCGCATTACGAAATGTAGCACTGCATCGTTAATTGTCTATCAGACTGCAAAAGGTGAGCGCTGTTTTTCGGTAGtcatatagacaatgaatggagtagtGATTTGCATATTTGACCTCCACTCCACTCAGAGAGTGCCCTATTATACccctttttcaggatggtttgggGTTCCCAATGGTCAGACCCATTCTATCAAATATCCCGCTTTCTATGGATAGGTCATAACTTATCAACTTGGTACAAACTTTTAAAGATCCCTGTATTGGTGGCTGTTTGTAGCGCTGCTGCTGGATGCTCTGATGCTTTGGAGCGCTGATGCTGGATGCTCTGATGCTTTGGAGTGCTATTGCTTGATCCTATGATGCTTTGGAGCACTGATGCTTGATGCTTTGGATTGCTGATGCTTGATCCTCTGATGCTTTGGAGTGCTGATGCTTGATCCTCTGATGCTTTGGAGCACTGATGCTGGATGCTCTAATGCTTTGGAGTGCTGATGCTTGATCCTCTGATGCTTTGGAGCACTGATGCTGGATGCTCTAATGCTTTGGAGTGCTGATGCTTGATCCTCTGATGCTTTGGAGCACTGATGCTGGATGCACTGATGCTTTGGAGTGCTGATGCTGGATGCACTGATGCTTTGGAGTGCTGATGCTGGATGCTCTGATGCTTTGGAGTGCTATTGCTTGATCCTATGATGCTTTGGAGCACTGATGCTTGATCCTCTGATGCTTTGGAGCGCTGATGCTGGATGCTCTGATGCTTTGGAGTGCTATTGCTTGATCCTATGATGCTTTGGAGCACTGATGCTTGATGCTTTGGATTGCTGATGCTTGATCCTCTGATGCTTTGGAGTGCTGATGCTTGATCCTCTGATGCTTTGGAGCACTGATGCTGGATGCTCTAATGCTTTGGAGTGCTGATGCTTGATCCTCTGATGCTTTGGAGCACTGATGCTGGATGCACTGATGCTTTGGAGTGCTGATGCTGGATGCACTGATGCTTTGGAGTGCTGATGCTTGGTGCTCTGATGCTTTGGAGTGCTGATGCTGGATGCACTGATGCTTTGGAGTGCTGATGCTTGATGCGCTGATGCTTTGGAGCGCTGATGCTGGATGCTCTGATGCTTTGGAACGCTGATGCTGGATGCACTGATGCTTTGGAGTGCTGATGCTGAATGCTCTGATGCTTTGGAACGCTGATGCTGGATGCACTGATGCTTTGGAGCACTGATGCTGGATGCACTGATGCTTTGGAGTGCTGATGCTTGATGCCCTGATGCTTTGGAGCGCTGATGCTGGATGCTCTGATGCTTTGGAACGCTGATGCTGGATGCACTGATGCTTTGGAGTGCTGATGCTGGATGCTCTGATGCTTTGGAGCACTGATGCTGGATGCTCTGATGCTTTGGAGTGCTGATGCTTGATCCTCTGATGCTTTGGAACGCTGATGCTGGATGCTCTGATGCTTTGGAGTGCTGATGCTGGATGCACTGATGCTTTGGAGTGCTGATGCTGGATGCTCTGATGCTTTGGAACGCTGATGCTGGATGCACTGATGCTTTGGAGCACTGATGCTGGATGCACTGATGCTTTGCAGTGCTGATGCTTGATGCCCTGATGCTTTGGAGCGCTGATGCTGGATGCTCTGATGCTTTGGAACGCTGATGCTGGATGCACTGATGCTTTGGAGTGCTGATGCTGGATGCTCTGATGCTTTGGAGCACTGATGCTGGATGCTCTGATGCTTTGGAGTGCTGATGCTTGATCCTCTGATGCTTTGGAACGCTGATGCTGGATGCTCTGATGCTTTGGAGTGCTGATGCTTGATCCTCTGATGCTTTGGAGTGCTGATGCTTGATCCTCTGATGCTTTGGAACGCTGATGCTGGATGCTCTGATGCTTTGGAGTGCTGATGCTTGGTTCTCTGATGCTTTGGAGCGCTGATGTTTGATGCTCTGATGCTTTGGAGCGCTGATGCTTGGTTCTATGATGCTTTGGAGTGCTGATGCTGGATGCTCTGATGCTTTGGAGTGCTGATGCTTGGTTCTCTGATGCTTTGGAGTGCTGATGCTTGGTTCTCTGATGCTTTGGAGCGCTGATGCTTGGTGCTCTGATGCTTTGGAGTGCTGATGCTTGGTGCTCTGATGCTTTGGAGTGCTGATGCTTGGTTCTCTGATGCTTTGGAGTGCTGATGCTTGGTGCTCTGATGCTTTGTAACGCTGATGCTGGATGCTCTGATGCTTTGGAGCGCTGATGCTGGATGCTCTGATTAATTTGAGAATTGATGCTGGATGCTCTGATGCTTTGGAGCGCTGATGATGGATGTTGTGATGCTTTGGAGCACTGATGCTTGATGCTCTGATGCTTTGGAACGCTGTATCAGAAAATCTTCTCCAACCTCTGTGAAAATATATGGGGTTAAATCAATCAATGCAGAATTTTTAAACATAATTATGAAATGGTGTAATAAGATGAGCATTCACATTTGGCACATCATCATTTATTTTTACTTGGAgctaaaaaaaagaataatttttgCAATTCGTTTTCAATACATTTGCCTTCTATTGCTTCTATGTTGCACTGTCTATCGCTGACCACAGAATGATTTAACTGAGACTCTGTCAGCGAGCTCATTCTGACGAGACTTTCTAACTCTTTTATGGGTTTTTTTCTGAGCGCCTCTCATCTGAtcgcatcaaagttgaatgtgccggGAAGCAAAGATTCTATACAAGCaaagctgtgcaattttttttaatgaaacccaattgcaaaaatgatttgtagtctcaaatacatgcatttaagtaaaaaaaaaattggcgctaaaggtggacaaccccttaaaaaaaATAGCCAAAATCTGTTTGTATACATTATGTTTACGGCCCCTTTAAATATGAGAACAGgatgtttttttctttattacatGATTTCCAATGGCCGTGTGTGGAGTCTACCACCCAGCTGTGACTCCGAGGACGTCTAGCGCTTTGTCGCTGACCGAGGCGGCGAGCGATCGGCGGGCAGTCAGGTGGGATGAACGTATACGGTATATTTGTGTGCGCGTTATAGACGCCGCCTCTTACCTCCAGCTGCCGTCATATGAGCTGAGCATATGTGGGCTGACAAGATGGCACCGCCTGCGGGCATCCTGGGTGGCACAGCTTCTGTGACTATATGAGCTGTGACAGCAGGAGCCAGGAGGGCCTCTACAGCACCACAGCctgcggcagcagctctccctcctCTGCATGTGTATTCGCACAATACATACTGATGACATAAATTATTTGAAGTGAGCCTCGCTGACAGACACACTCACAAGCggaggtgaatttttttttttttttttataggaaaaaaaaagcATCTCATTAACCCTTTGACTGCTGGAACGAACTGCGAAAGGTGCTCTACAGTCACCCCGAAAAGTATATTGAGGCGTAGAGAAAATCCATTATGCATCTAAATGTCACAAAGTTTACAAAAGGCTCCAAAATGGCAGTTTCAGGTAAAAGATTGCATCACCCTATAATGTTATTTATAACTTTGTGAACCAGGAGGTTCAGGATGAACAATAAATACTACAGTGTACAGATTTGTGGAAAGGTGACTATGTTCCAAGCTGGGATGGATAGTACTTGAAaatgcaagcaattttgcaatttactgcttattaaaatttccatccgttcttgagatattgACACTttggtttacagctcgttgccttggagaccgaccactgctgctagacGGCAAAACATGCACTGTGCTTATCAACTTGTTTCTATTGAGCATGTATGACTAGTTTTCAAATTGGTCAGGATTGCTGGAGGGCATCATTACCCCCTAACTCGTGCCAGCTTcagcgcagtgcttacaagctagacaacagcagcggtcggtctcctaggcaacaaaagaaaaatgttaatagctcaagaacggctgcaaattttaagaaacagtaaattgcaaaagtactTGTTTTTACAAGCGCTATCCGATTATATCCATCCATGACAATAGGAATAAACTGTTAACTATTGAGAAGACTTGTTAAGGTATCCTATGGTGTCTAACACCAAGCCGTTAGAAGCAGATCCTTTAAAGGTTTTTACATATGGCCTCAGTGGggtaaaaatataaagggaaccaTTTACTCACCTCTGTCTCCCTGTGTCCTCCGCTTGTctcctctctctctttttttcttctgGGGTGATTGATACTGGTGATTGGTGGCCGCAGCCATCGCAGACAACTTCTTCAAGAAAGAAGTGGAAAACCCCGAAAAGGGTTTGTGCCAAGATTTGAAGTTATGCCCTATCCGCAGAATTTCCTGTTCGCTGTGGGGTCCAGCTGCTGGGACCCCCAGTGATCCTCTGAAGATCTGGATGGAGCGgtggttgcccaggcacctccccagctccattcattctcgatGAGACTGTAAGAGAATCAGACCCCTCAGGGATCAGGAAATTTTTCCAGATTCTATGGATCAGATCTAATTTTTTTATTCAAAGTCCTGTAAATTGTGAGGCGCGTCCTTCATGGATTGGACTTGTTCTTCCAGCACATATGCACATGATGGGGTAGAGATCTGGAGATTTGGAGACATTCCTATAAACTCTTCGTCTAGGGTTTCCCATTGTAGGCACTTTTGGCAGTGGTCAGGGTCAGTACAAGCTCTGCatatcctgacacctttctatcatagccaaCAGTAATCTGTTACAATAGCTCTTCTATGGGATTGGAGCAGTCGGGATGCCATCGTTTCTCTTGGTCGCGTACGACCATGTCTCTTGGTCACCGTTTATCCATCCTTGGATCACATTTGGTAGGTTCTAATCATTGTGTACGGAGAACACCCGTcaggtcctgcaattttggagcctCATCATTAAGATTTCACCTTTGTTAATCTGATGCTTACAAATGTCAATAAATCATTAACTTCAAGAACTGACTGTTCATCTACTGCCTAATGTATCCCACCTTCGACATACACCATATTATTGATATAATCAATGTTCTCCTCTTCAACAGTCTGCGCCAACAAGTCCACAATTGTGAGCAAAAATGTCCAGCAATGGCCCACCATGGAGGGTGACGTTTCGGCCGGCTCTGCCCTTAATGTTAGGTCCCACTGATATAATTTGGTCCCAAAAAGTAGGATCTGTAGCAGCTGTCACTTCATAACGTGCTCCTGGGCCTGGTTCTGCATTAGGCACATGCTCTTCATCTATTCTGGATAGTATCAGTTCCGTCTCATCCGGTGGACTCTGTCGCCACCATCTGCTTGTGTTTGGTACTGCAACGATGCATCAGGGTGTTTGGGATTTCCAATATAGTGGTTAAATTCTCTACAAGAATAGATATTCCCACAATTGGGATGACCCCTTAGCTGAAATGCTTAGAATGACCTACCCTGTCCTCAGGGATGCCATATTGGGGTTTGTGCacattgagggttttttttttaggaagtttagGAGCAGAAACCCCAGGTTTGCATTTTTCGGAAAAgactcaccaaaaaaaaaaaaacctccccaaAAAGCCATCATAGGAAGTgctttttttttaagctttttgattggacagtgcctagtttggagcaGGTTCTGTCAGGATCCGCTTCAAAGAAATGACACGTTTCTTTTTTCCACAGATTGTCAGGGGGAATAAACATCATTTGAACAGCAAAGTTTCCAATAGAAGTGAATAGGAATCGTTTTCCTTGTGTTTTTGCAGGTTCTCTTTAAACTTATATAGTTTTATCATGTGCCTGTCTTTTTAATTGTCCTTTTTAGAATGTACATGGGTGAAATACAGTAATAAGACTCCCACCGTTTTTTTGTATACAGCTCATATACAGAACTATGTGTCTCCATGGCGACAGACTACAAACAGGTGCTGCGCGTAGTCTGATCCTGCACTTATGTCACCCCTTCCATCTGCCATTTCTTCTACCGTCTGTAGTTGAGACGAGGGCGCAATAAAGAGAGCAAATTGGTCTCCAAAGGGTATGCAGCATGTAAGGACCATCTTCAACTGCGATTTCCATGGCTGTCGATAGTATTGAAGTATGAATGCCATTTTATAGGATCCtttagaagagaaaaaaaacttcTAAAAAGTTTCTGGTGCTGCAGAACTTTCTGCAATGGCCGTGGAAACTTAGCTATGGTTGGTCTCGTAATGCAGGTTTCTTCTATAGACGGATGGTGGGTAATGTAGACATTGTCACATATGTGTCacattcatcatcatcatcatcatcaagagAGCAAGACCGCTGATACTATATTCCACTTCTGATTTTTCTCCTTATTCCCTGTCTCGGTTTATCCCTGACTGTCTCGATGCCTGGTAAGTGTGAGTCACTGACTGCAGCTGTCTCGGCCTCACCCATCTCTTTTCATCCATAACTCCCCCATTGCTGGCATAGGCCGACGTGCCCCCCATGGCGGTGCCCTGATACTTCTtgtcttccatttttttttccaaCCCTATTGATGACCGCACAGTAATACCCCCCCATTAGTGCTGTACACCATCATCGTCCATCTGTGCCTGGACTTGACATGGTTAACGGACCGGAAATTAACAACCGTGATGATATCATCAAGAACATCGTGGTAACGGCAAAATCCGGAGTTTGTTCTGGATAACATCTGAAATTCCTATTCTCCTTTTAAACTGGAGTAACAAGATGTTAACACTTTAAGGGTCAAGGAGGCTCTGTCTGTCCGTTGGTGGAGGGAGCGCAGCGTCTTATACCGTGGAGGATGCTTCCTGCAAAATAAAAATCCTTCTTACTAGGTTTTTactatttaatctgagagtagcatgatgtagtggctgataccctgattccagtgatgtatcacttgctgggctgcttgctgccaTTTTCATACAATCACTCCTTTCTCTGGCAGAGCTCAGAATacagagccctgtataaccccacccacactgacagaaagctgccaatccgtgGTGGGGATGGGGTTACACCGAGCAGGAGGactagacacctagtcctgtagtgataatctgctgctgataaaacactgatttacaACACGCAtcctaataagtgatacatcactggaatcaggctctcggcCTCTACATCATGCTATAGCAAAACTTGTTAAGAGATTCCCTcccttttaaagggttattctcttcTTCAATCTACAAGAGCGCATCGCCCCCTAGCCTAATAATTTCCTACTTGCTGGAGAGGGAGATGCCTCATGATTGACATTGCGGTGCCTCTGGTCTGAGCCGTGATGCTGTTAGTAGGAGCAAATTTGCCTCTGCGGCTTTGGAAGAGTATAAGGGCAGATCGGTCGATTGCAAGCTCTAGATATTTGCAAGCAAGCCTCCTTACCTCGGAAACCGGCCACCGCTGATTCACTGCAGAGGTAGCCGGTAACCTAGCAACCAAAATTAATAAAAATCCCTCCATTCCTGAGAACGGAAGGGTAAATTACAAAGTTGCTTGTGGTTCCAAGCCCTTGTACTCCTTTCAGTAGTGTCGACCACCCCTTTACTGTGTGTATTGTGCCCTGAATCGTAGCCGGACCTAGGGCAAAATCGTCTAGGGTCCATTtaaatttagttgttttttttttttttttatttggttttaggTTTCTTCTAATTTAATAGTTTGTGAACACGGGAAGTCCGGACTCGCAGCAGACATCCTAAATGTCTCACGTGAATCTCGTAATTATCGGAATGGAGTTTCTTGGCCGAAGACGGTAGATCAGGTATTCTCATCAGCTACGCAGACAACAGATGGGAGAGCGGCACCGATCGCTGCGGGTGCAGGAGACGACGAAAAACTGACCCCCGATTTATACAGCAcccaatttcttatttttttcGGGGCGCCTAGTCGGACAGCGGGGATCGCTCGGAGTTAATGGGATGAACGTTTTAGCAGATCCTCGTCTTCCCCACGTGCGTTGTTATAGGGGATTTGGAGAGATTTCGAGTAACAAGCGCCCACTGTTTCCCCACCGGACCCTTTTAACCCTTTCTCCCACCAGGGATTTGTGATACGGTTGATCTGGAGACAGGTGGCACGTGTTACATTGCACATACGTTCTCTCCTGTATGATCCCCCCACCCCAAGAATACAGGGGTCCGAGGGCCGGGAAGTGACCTTGAAACAGAGCAGAGTCTGTAATGGGCACAGCTGCAGACCCCATTCTCCCCCCTGTACAAGCACAGAGTACACCCCCGACACCCCAGTGATTCCCCCTCCCACCCCACCGACTGGAGTAAAGTTACAACTCACAACACTTGTGCTGTCAGTCACCCCGGGGAAAGGGAATCCGTCACACAGCCAGGCGGACGCAGACCCTCGTCCTTTTCCCACAGAGACCACTTCATTCCAAGCAGGATGGAAAGACGGATACTCCTGGCCATGTGCTGCCTGGTGTCCACCTGCGGACAGGTAAGAGACCACCGCCGCCAGCGTAGGGCTCTGTGCACACCTGTATTGCCTGGCCATAAGTCGTCTGCGGGGAAGGAATTGCAGTAATAGGATTACTTTCCAAATTTCCATTCTCAGGGCGATTTTGCGGGAAGCAATTTCATTAAAAAAAGGAAACAATTTAAGTAGGAGTTCCCCTTTAAATATGGTAGGCTTTGATGGCTCCCCTATACGTGTATGATGGTAAACCTGATGGAAGAGCAGCAATGGCGGAGCTTGTAGAGGAGAACATCATTGCCATATATGAGGGGGTACTTCCATAGATATCACTAGGGCGACGTGTTTAGGAATGGGTGCGGAATTTGGGGCATTCATGAATTGCGCATGTATTAGTGTTGTACAAGTCTATCAGAGCAACATTTAACCATTGATGTGAATGggcgaaaaaaaacggacattaatctggatttttttttttatggacacaatgagaaaaaaaaacggatatgtgaccctccatagactataataggtcAGGATAGAATAGGTATGTGAAATAACGGACATGGATTGGGCTGCAGGCGGATTCCCCTTTAACTCAGCGCTTTGTATGTATTTTATTAAACAGGAAATAATGTATAAAAGTGATCTAATAACTGGGATTGCGATGTCCGGACCGCCCGCAGGTCTCCTCACCTGGACATAGCAGCCCCTGTGCCCATGAGGCTGCCGGGGTCAGGAGGATCTCGGCCGGTCGGGACATCACCTTGAGTGTCCACCTAAGTAGGGGTTCtcctttaaagttttttttttctccgcttttctgttaaaataattaaaatattcaCACTCATTATATCACGGAAAGTTCTGCaactttttaatatatatttagTTTTGATTTCTCACATTTTCTAAAGAGGATCTGTGTTCATATCTCACCATACAAGCTGCAGACATTATTAAAGGAttatcccccctcccccccccccccccaaaaaaaaaaaaaatcaagttattCCCCATAACTTGTTGAACCCCAGCGGTCCGAACATTGGGACCCCCAGCCCCGTCCTGAATTGGTGCATGTGCCAGTGTACAGCCTCCACCACATTCATTGtccatgggactgctggaaatTGCTGAGTGGTGTGTTCTGCAGTCCCATGGAAATGATTGGAGTGGAGGCCAAGCATGTGCATGTCTGCTCCAATCGGGACGGGGCTGCAGAGCCTTGATCGCGGAACTCCCAGCATTAGCAAGAGAGAACCtgtattttttttggtggggggcccTTTAAAAATGTCTATCTGAACtgttgaggctggtgtacttactttgaaaatccgtaGCGGAATGTCTGATTTTAAAAATTAGCATTTTTGAGTTCGGCTAAAAGGCTCATTTTAATGCTAAGCAGGAAAGCTTCCAAAAGGAATGTACAGCCAATTCTATTGTGGGTTtttaagtaagtacaccagcctcgtcAGGTCTACGAAATCCATTTAATATCGTATGCAAAGTTTGTATTGTGAAGGCTGGCGACAGATCGGCGTTAGCTGCCAGAGGCGATGCTTGCCTCGTCACAGTGTATCGGCGCACTCTCTCGCAGAGTCATTTGCACATGATCAGGACATTACTGGAATTTTGCATATATATTAGTTCGGGTGCGTCCTGATGAATGGATATATAACTGTGTGTTAGTGACAGCTTCAGCATCGCTCTCATTATATCCAGATGTCCCCCACAATAATTTCATATCAGACTGTGTCATTATAATTATCCAGTTAAAGAGACAGCGCCGGGATAAATAACACCTTGGCGATGTACGTCACCACCCCGTGCTGTAGAGGTTTGATTAATGGCAATCTTTATGATAATTTTGGTATCTCTCACAGCAGCCTGTGAACGGAAACATATGTATCCGAGCTTTTATCTGTCTGGGGAGATTAATGATACGTCCTTGTGATGATACAATCAGCAGACGAGGACCCCTCACGTGCTCCCAGCCCTCGTACAGCGGCAATTACACAGTTAAAATCATCGTAATGATGAAATGACTGCGCCGCTCTTTTATTCCCATGATTACAGGCGCATTATGGAAAATGCAGAGGGAAGAAATAATTGCAAGAAAAGATACAGGACCAGACTCTGGGGTGGTGGGAATTTGGCTTATGAGCAACAGATGGGCTATTAAATGGTCTACGCATGACGGATGGAGGAAGCGGCGAGATAAGCACCTGAGCAATGGCCAGTAGGTTACTGGGCATAATGGTTATGCAATGCCCCGGATAAATCCAAACCCTCTGGACTAGGGAAATATTAGGCTTCTTGGAAAATGGTAGATCGTAGTAAACCAGCCTGGTCTGTTAACTGCAAACCTAGAAATGTAAGTCGCCTCTTGAGGAAAGATAGGAGCTGTTGTTCTCTGTTGTCTGTCAGTACGCTGATCAGTATGTACATCGGGGTAATGGATATTCAGTATTTCCCAGCATTCGAGTACGCGCCATATAGAAGATCAAAGCCCCTCAGCTCTGATCATTATATCTCTATGGTACCATGACGGAGCCTGCACAGATGTCTCAGGATTAGGGGCCTTCCAGGACAATATGATAGTTTCTGCTTTGTAGATGGCCACAGTCTGAACTTGTGGGTGAAGTGCAGGGTCATGTGCATAGGATATGCACCGGTGACAACTATTACTATAGACCGTGAAGAAAAGTGGTCTTCTAGAGTGGTGGTCTTCTCAAAGATACATCGTAGCTAAAAATCTGTCATAGGAAATCTGGTTTGGGCAAAGAGGCTCTAAATTCATTTATCTTTTAATTTCTATATATTCGAGGACTTCTCTCCTGCAGCTTTGTCTCCAGAGCTTGGCACACAACCTACGTGAAGCAAAGTCCTAGCTGTGTTGGTGGAGAGCTTCCTTTATTTCCACCTGCCCGTGGCACCCTGCAACACCCGTAGGGTGGTCCTCCAGTCTTCCCACACTCCATATCTTGTTGACCCTGGTTTCTTTCACAATGGTCCTCTTGTGGGTTATAGAGTCTCCCTTTCCACCTGCGCCTCTGGTGGAAATACAGCTGGAAGACACCTGGTGCCATCTCAGAACAGAAGTAAGAGTATCAGCCAAGAAGATACTTGGGAGGATTTGGCCACTTATCTCCTGCTGAACCATTAAAATAACGCTCCGGTTGACAGTGCCAGTTGTGCACGTTCATGGTGAAGATGGCTTTTAATGGGGTCTGTATCTGCATCAATCATTTTGCCATACGCAGGTCTATCTTTACATTTAAAAACTAAACCTGGACCTAGAATACGGACGCGTGACCGCACCCTACGCGCCGCTGTTTTTCTATTCTGACCCACCGACCATAAGGACTTGGCAGAGGAATCTGTGACAGCCATGAAATGTCAGGAATGTCTTGTATCTGTGACTCAGCGAGGACCAAATGTTTCTTCATTTAGCCACGGTGCAGATGCCTCATATATCTGGGTCACCGAGAGGATGACATCGACACATGGTCATGGGAATGTATGGGAAGCGATCACATATGGCGTGGCTGTGTGATCAATAATGGTAGATTATATATAAGGTTATATGTGGTGTGTCATAGTCCATGTAGAGCTTTATGTCGGGGACGTTGTTAATAAGACATCCTATAGGGGGGTAAGCTATACgtaaatttttatatatatttttaatggggCTGCTATGTCATAGGTCTCATGCACAATTGCCATATTGGTTTGGTATTCCATTTTTTGACTCTTCCATCCCTGTGTTAGTGCTTTCTCATGCACAGATAtacacatgtaaagagccatggaataaatggcgctataatagtaaataataCAGTGATCTGCTAATCTATAAAAAGGACAGGAGT from Ranitomeya imitator isolate aRanImi1 chromosome 9, aRanImi1.pri, whole genome shotgun sequence encodes:
- the LOC138648637 gene encoding uncharacterized protein, which produces MLSSYDGSWRGWRRFSDTAFQSIRASSISAPKHHNIHHQRSKASEHPASILKLIRASSISAPKHQSIQHQRYKASEHQASALQSIREPSISTPKHQSTKHQHSKASEHQASALQSIREPSISTPKHQRTKHQHSKASEHPASALQSIIEPSISAPKHQSIKHQRSKASENQASALQSIRASSISVPKHQRIKHQHSKASEDQASALQSIRASSISVPKHQRIKHQHSKASEHPASVLQSIRASSISTPKHQCIQHQRSKASEHPASALQSIRASSISTAKHQCIQHQCSKASVHPASAFQSIRASSISTPKHQCIQHQHSKASEHPASAFQSIRGSSISTPKHQSIQHQCSKASEHPASALQSISASSISVPKHQSIQHQRSKASGHQASALQSISASSISAPKHQCIQHQRSKASEHSASALQSISASSISVPKHQSIQHQRSKASAHQASALQSISASSISTPKHQSTKHQHSKASVHPASALQSISASSISAPKHQRIKHQHSKALEHPASVLQSIRGSSISTPKHQRIKHQQSKASSISAPKHHRIKQ